A window of the Mesoplasma florum L1 genome harbors these coding sequences:
- the ftsH gene encoding ATP-dependent zinc metalloprotease FtsH encodes MKTKKSKSTLWFWLIILLAIIVTIIIIAVTVKGTTQVISDATFADWMSKSPQIDPNADKYWKNVIIYYGSNNTVVVKGSYFLESTGKYVNFVAYLTQKRFETIMADKPYPWPALVYQGSVGMALLVSLAPLLIYVLLFGGIIWFMMKSSSGAGAGAGNIFGMGKNRARAEKSDVKFANVAGIEEEKSELVELVDYLKFPAKYAEAGARAPKGVLMEGPPGTGKTLLAKAVAGEAGVSFFSIAGSEFEEMFVGVGASRVREMFNDAKKSAPAIIFIDEIDAVGRKRNNGMGSGGNEQTLNQLLVEMDGFGTNSGIIVMAATNRADVLDPALLRPGRFDRVIQVSLPDIKERKAILELHAKGKKIDGSVDWYRVAERTPGFSGAQLENVLNEAAILMVREKRDIITITEIDEAIDRVVGGPAKKSRAMTKQDKDIVSYHESGHALIGLKLDSASKVQKVTIIPRGNAGGYTIMTPKDETVFSSKKDLFATIAGYLGGRAAEEIMFGKENVTTGAHDDLDKATNIARRMVVQFGMSSLGMTKFLTMAEESYGKMEGTYSDETAARIDAEISKILEESYKIALKIIKENMETLELLAESLRVLETITAEQIEYINVNKKLPEEVLEQKNRMAKEDEKIKKGEIIDIKVEDLDID; translated from the coding sequence CACAAATAGATCCGAACGCTGATAAATATTGAAAAAATGTAATTATTTATTATGGTTCAAACAATACGGTTGTTGTAAAGGGTAGTTATTTTTTAGAAAGTACAGGAAAATATGTAAATTTTGTGGCATATTTGACACAAAAAAGGTTTGAGACTATAATGGCTGATAAACCTTACCCATGACCAGCGCTTGTTTACCAAGGATCTGTAGGAATGGCATTATTAGTTTCATTAGCACCATTATTAATTTATGTATTATTATTTGGTGGAATTATTTGATTCATGATGAAAAGTTCTTCTGGTGCTGGTGCTGGAGCAGGTAATATATTTGGTATGGGTAAAAATAGAGCTCGTGCTGAAAAATCAGATGTTAAATTTGCCAACGTAGCTGGAATCGAAGAAGAAAAATCAGAATTAGTAGAATTAGTAGATTATTTAAAATTCCCTGCAAAATATGCAGAAGCTGGAGCAAGAGCGCCAAAAGGTGTTCTAATGGAAGGTCCACCAGGGACTGGTAAAACATTACTTGCTAAAGCAGTAGCTGGAGAAGCTGGAGTTTCATTCTTCTCTATCGCTGGATCAGAATTTGAAGAAATGTTTGTTGGGGTTGGTGCAAGTCGTGTGCGTGAAATGTTCAACGATGCTAAAAAATCAGCACCAGCAATTATATTTATTGATGAAATTGATGCAGTAGGTAGAAAAAGAAATAATGGAATGGGTTCAGGTGGAAACGAACAAACATTAAACCAATTATTGGTTGAAATGGATGGATTCGGAACTAACTCAGGAATTATTGTTATGGCAGCTACAAACCGTGCTGACGTTTTAGACCCTGCTTTGTTAAGACCAGGTCGTTTTGATAGAGTTATCCAAGTATCTTTACCTGATATTAAAGAACGTAAAGCTATTTTAGAATTACATGCTAAAGGTAAAAAAATTGATGGTTCTGTTGATTGATATAGAGTTGCTGAAAGAACACCAGGTTTCTCAGGTGCTCAATTAGAAAACGTTTTAAACGAAGCTGCTATATTAATGGTTAGAGAAAAACGTGACATTATTACAATTACTGAAATTGATGAAGCTATTGATCGTGTAGTTGGTGGGCCAGCTAAAAAATCAAGAGCAATGACTAAACAAGATAAAGATATTGTTTCATATCATGAATCTGGACATGCTTTAATTGGTTTAAAACTTGATAGTGCATCAAAAGTTCAAAAAGTAACAATTATACCTCGTGGAAATGCTGGTGGTTACACAATCATGACTCCAAAAGATGAAACAGTATTCTCATCTAAAAAAGATTTATTCGCAACTATTGCAGGTTATTTAGGTGGAAGAGCCGCTGAAGAAATAATGTTTGGTAAAGAAAACGTTACAACAGGGGCTCATGATGACTTAGATAAAGCTACAAATATAGCTAGAAGAATGGTTGTTCAATTTGGTATGTCAAGTTTAGGTATGACAAAATTCTTAACTATGGCTGAAGAGTCATACGGTAAAATGGAAGGTACTTATTCTGATGAAACAGCAGCTAGAATTGATGCTGAAATTTCAAAAATTCTTGAAGAGTCATACAAAATTGCTTTAAAAATAATTAAAGAAAATATGGAAACTTTAGAATTATTGGCAGAATCACTAAGGGTTTTAGAAACTATTACTGCTGAACAAATTGAATACATTAATGTTAATAAAAAATTGCCAGAAGAAGTTTTAGAACAAAAAAACAGAATGGCAAAAGAAGATGAAAAAATAAAAAAAGGTGAAATCATCGACATTAAAGTAGAAGATTTAGATATTGATTAG